The following proteins are encoded in a genomic region of Zea mays cultivar B73 chromosome 9, Zm-B73-REFERENCE-NAM-5.0, whole genome shotgun sequence:
- the LOC103638163 gene encoding uncharacterized protein isoform X1, which produces MCKRSGSRAVPSHTHALNMIRLGSRLYIVLWALRISTILSLLQPLSSASSAADVLASLTNGPASTLHPKQLPHVQSSSLLQPGCRLSMPPSPSTPTPLPSPARSRPVAVRRSPCQHGCFVDASPHTPLLCGGALQPRRSSCPCLAIVKLADAFALLPPSRSRLVSGLRGIDGQASATKWSSSLGSTKLKTLSICLVKVVHIATTAQEKTKSWKETSRSSRTTTSSRCGLAATPSQLPVKALSLLRFA; this is translated from the exons ATGTGCAAGCGCAGCGGGAGCAGGGCAGTGCCCAGCCACACGCACGCCCTGAACATGATCCGGCTTGGTAGCCGCTTGTACATTGTGTTGTGGGCCCTGCGCATCAGCACTATCCTCTCTCTCCTTCAACCGCTCAGCTCCGCTTCTTCCGCTGCAGACGTGCTCGCATCTTTGACAAATGGCCCTGCTTCAACCCTCCACCCAAAGCAACTCCCCCACGTACAGTCGTCCTCGCTACTGCAGCCCGGTTGCCGGTTAAGCATGCCGCCCAGCCCGTCTACCCCTACGCCGCTGCCCAGCCCCGCACGGAGTCGCCCCGTAGCCGTTCGCCGGTCACCGTGCCAGCACGGCTGCTTCGTCGACGCGTCCCCGCACACCCCGTTGTTGTGTGGAGGAGCCCTACAGCCTCGCCGCTCATCGTGCCCGTGCCTCGCCATCGTCAAGCTCGCTGATGCCTTCGCCCTCTTGCCGCCGAGCAG atctcgACTCGTTTCtgggcttcgaggaatcgacggtcaagcttcggcgaccaagtggtctagctctttgggttccacgaagttgaagactctgagcatctgtttggtgaag gttgttcacattgcaaccactgctcaggagaagacgaagtcgtggaaggagacttccaggagttccaggactacgacgagttctaggtgtgggttggcggcaacccccagtcagctgcctgtgaaggccctatctttactgcgtttcgcttag
- the LOC103638163 gene encoding uncharacterized protein isoform X2: MCKRSGSRAVPSHTHALNMIRLGSRLYIVLWALRISTILSLLQPLSSASSAADVLASLTNGPASTLHPKQLPHVQSSSLLQPGCRLSMPPSPSTPTPLPSPARSRPVAVRRSPCQHGCFVDASPHTPLLCGGALQPRRSSCPCLAIVKLADAFALLPPSRLFTLQPLLRRRRSRGRRLPGVPGLRRVLGVGWRQPPVSCL, from the exons ATGTGCAAGCGCAGCGGGAGCAGGGCAGTGCCCAGCCACACGCACGCCCTGAACATGATCCGGCTTGGTAGCCGCTTGTACATTGTGTTGTGGGCCCTGCGCATCAGCACTATCCTCTCTCTCCTTCAACCGCTCAGCTCCGCTTCTTCCGCTGCAGACGTGCTCGCATCTTTGACAAATGGCCCTGCTTCAACCCTCCACCCAAAGCAACTCCCCCACGTACAGTCGTCCTCGCTACTGCAGCCCGGTTGCCGGTTAAGCATGCCGCCCAGCCCGTCTACCCCTACGCCGCTGCCCAGCCCCGCACGGAGTCGCCCCGTAGCCGTTCGCCGGTCACCGTGCCAGCACGGCTGCTTCGTCGACGCGTCCCCGCACACCCCGTTGTTGTGTGGAGGAGCCCTACAGCCTCGCCGCTCATCGTGCCCGTGCCTCGCCATCGTCAAGCTCGCTGATGCCTTCGCCCTCTTGCCGCCGAGCAG gttgttcacattgcaaccactgctcaggagaagacgaagtcgtggaaggagacttccaggagttccaggactacgacgagttctaggtgtgggttggcggcaacccccagtcagctgcctgtga